In Erigeron canadensis isolate Cc75 chromosome 1, C_canadensis_v1, whole genome shotgun sequence, a single window of DNA contains:
- the LOC122594412 gene encoding acyltransferase Pun1-like codes for MKLHGFSVERSEDCVVRSFVFPNLNINRLKLKVKAMTTASNLTRIEVLSWLLFTCAVAAATENNSGLSTFKPTGVHIPINIRSKMIKPLPEKAIGNFSLIMKIQTNNENDMKPESIISEIRNQKKQFQNLKNIETAFGLDSNNMYSKTVIEEFQRKVEGCCYICTSMCGYPTYGIDFGWGKALKATIAGNCGKNSFILMDTPNGDGIEVLACLGKQDMSIFQTNPDLLACCAIHHQSRLVNF; via the coding sequence ATGAAGTTACATGGATTTTCAGTTGAAAGATCTGAGGATTGTGTCGTTAGGAGTTTCGTATTTccaaatttaaacataaaccgCCTCAAACTCAAAGTCAAAGCTATGACAACTGCCTCAAACCTTACTCGTATAGAGGTTTTGAGTTGGCTACTTTTTACGTGCGCGGTGGCAGCAGCTACCGAAAACAATTCAGGGTTATCTACTTTCAAACCGACTGGTGTTCACATTCCAATTAACATAAGAAGCAAAATGATCAAGCCATTGCCCGAAAAGGCCATAGGTAACTTTTCATTGATAATGAAGattcaaacaaataatgaaAACGACATGAAGCCAGAGTCAATCATCAGTGAGATCCGGAACCAAAAGAAGCAATTccaaaatttgaaaaacattGAAACTGCTTTTGGTCTTGATTCTAATAACATGTATTCTAAAACGGTTATAGAAGAGTTCCAAAGAAAGGTTGAAGGCTGTTGTTATATATGTACAAGCATGTGTGGGTATCCTACATATGGCATTGATTTCGGGTGGGGGAAGGCGTTGAAAGCAACCATTGCCGGAAATTGTGGAAAGAATAGCTTTATTCTAATGGATACTCCGAATGGGGATGGTATTGAAGTGCTTGCCTGTTTGGGAAAGCAAGACATGAGCATCTTTCAAACCAACCCTGATCTGCTTGCCTGTTGTGCCATTCATCACCAAAGTCGGTTAGTAAACTTTTGA